Proteins encoded in a region of the Marinococcus sp. PL1-022 genome:
- a CDS encoding winged helix-turn-helix domain-containing protein: MLHQLVTSKTRLRLIVKFFLCEEETYLRRIVREFNDSANAIRVELKRLSEMELITGRPVQNRRYYQVNKNHYMYEDMNRLIRNYVQWDQMVELLEETEWQYVYMASEEQPPHGLEYIVEVGESSLDVGKQILLGESMKVTFVTADTICQMGQTLIMVHSLALEKQGARPLPS, encoded by the coding sequence TTGCTGCATCAATTAGTCACGTCGAAAACAAGATTACGCTTGATCGTGAAATTTTTTTTATGCGAAGAAGAAACGTATTTAAGAAGAATTGTCCGCGAGTTCAACGATTCAGCCAACGCCATACGCGTGGAATTAAAGCGGCTGAGCGAGATGGAGCTGATCACCGGCCGTCCGGTTCAGAACCGCCGATACTACCAGGTAAATAAAAACCATTATATGTATGAGGACATGAACCGGCTCATCCGCAATTACGTGCAGTGGGATCAAATGGTGGAGCTGCTGGAAGAAACCGAGTGGCAGTATGTCTACATGGCTTCAGAGGAGCAGCCGCCGCACGGGCTGGAATACATTGTCGAAGTAGGAGAGAGCTCCTTGGACGTGGGCAAGCAGATATTGCTTGGGGAAAGCATGAAAGTCACTTTTGTTACTGCGGACACGATATGCCAGATGGGGCAGACGCTGATTATGGTCCACAGCCTGGCTCTGGAAAAACAGGGTGCCAGACCGTTACCATCATAG
- a CDS encoding glycosyltransferase family A protein has translation MEVSVVIPTHNRANTVVKAVNSVLKQTYKDFSIIVVSDGSSDDTELVMKKIEEEENKVNFFSYEVPKGGNYARNLGIEFSESEYIAFLDDDDEWSPDKLKKQMEIIKNDKEIGLVYTGSKLIYQKENLSYFSLPKEKGDLSKKILFKNYIGTTSSVVIKKSLLNDCGSFDTELEAKQDYDLWIRICQKTKIGIVTDACVNYYNDIGNNQISQQTDKYIRAMDYIEKKYINLFSKLSEKETKIRRSNFCLQIATLAIRNNNSKLARSYCRRAIRHKFNVKSIIYILLTLFEYKKILKIRSLMKF, from the coding sequence ATGGAAGTTAGTGTGGTGATTCCAACTCACAACAGAGCAAATACTGTTGTTAAAGCAGTAAATAGCGTTTTAAAACAAACTTATAAAGATTTTAGTATAATCGTTGTTTCTGATGGTTCGAGTGATGATACAGAACTAGTAATGAAAAAAATTGAGGAAGAAGAAAATAAAGTGAATTTTTTTTCTTACGAAGTTCCTAAAGGAGGAAATTACGCTAGAAATTTGGGAATAGAATTTTCAGAATCTGAGTATATTGCTTTTTTAGATGATGACGATGAATGGTCGCCAGATAAATTAAAAAAACAAATGGAAATAATAAAAAATGATAAAGAGATCGGGTTGGTTTATACTGGAAGTAAGTTAATTTATCAAAAAGAAAATTTATCCTATTTTTCCCTTCCTAAAGAAAAAGGAGATTTATCAAAAAAGATACTTTTTAAAAATTATATTGGCACAACATCTTCTGTAGTTATAAAAAAGAGTTTATTAAATGATTGTGGTTCATTTGATACCGAATTGGAAGCCAAACAGGACTATGATCTATGGATAAGAATTTGTCAAAAAACAAAAATAGGAATAGTGACTGATGCATGTGTAAATTACTATAACGACATTGGCAACAATCAAATATCACAACAAACTGATAAATATATTCGTGCAATGGACTACATAGAGAAGAAGTATATAAATTTATTTAGCAAATTATCGGAAAAAGAAACAAAAATAAGAAGGAGTAATTTCTGTTTGCAAATTGCAACTTTAGCTATAAGAAATAATAATAGTAAACTAGCTAGAAGCTACTGTAGAAGAGCTATAAGACATAAATTTAATGTTAAAAGTATAATATACATACTCTTAACATTATTTGAGTATAAAAAGATTTTAAAGATTAGAAGTTTGATGAAATTTTAA
- a CDS encoding nucleoside-diphosphate sugar epimerase/dehydratase, translating into MGLKQRLLALVCLDSAIVIFSIFICNFILAADIRPVDNVLVTSSAVLLIVHHICAYYFKLYKKAWEYASAKEIKSIVYAVTISIAFTGLMQIAVFQEFYLRTLVMTWMAHVILIGGSRMTWRLYRDAYISNNKEGKKTLIVGAGSAGTMVARQLTQEISSGLLPVAFLDDNPSKQGLEIMDLPVYGSIKDVKKAVEKFSIEHIIIAVPSLDSEELNQIVNVCAETKVKTQTLPRMEDIMLGKVEVTQFKDVDVEDLLGREPVKLDVEGIADSITNKRVLVTGAGGSIGSEICRQIARFSPEEIVLLGHGENSIYSIEMELRNSLPELNISTEIADIQDKSKLMQIFESRKPHVVFHAAAHKHVPLMERNPEEAVKNNALGTKNTAEASDNAGVNTFVMVSSDKAVNPTSVMGATKRLAEMIVQHMDTVSKTKFVAVRFGNVLGSRGSVIPLFKKQIQNGGPVTVTDPEMIRYFMTIPEASRLVIQAGALAKGGEIFVLDMGEPVKIVDLAKNLIKLSGYTVDEIGIKFSGIRPGEKMYEELLGKDEVHEEQVYPKIYVGKSSEININEVINFTKKCETLEKNDITKRALEIARGESEERIHLSAVNKKANANH; encoded by the coding sequence ATGGGGTTGAAGCAAAGACTGCTGGCTTTAGTTTGTTTAGACTCAGCTATTGTTATTTTTTCCATATTTATTTGTAATTTTATACTGGCAGCAGATATACGTCCGGTTGATAACGTCCTGGTTACCAGTTCAGCAGTACTTTTAATTGTACATCACATTTGTGCTTATTATTTTAAGCTTTATAAAAAAGCATGGGAATATGCGAGTGCAAAGGAAATTAAATCAATTGTGTATGCTGTTACCATTTCCATAGCTTTTACAGGGTTAATGCAGATAGCTGTATTTCAGGAATTTTATTTACGTACGTTAGTAATGACCTGGATGGCACACGTGATTCTAATTGGTGGTTCGAGAATGACGTGGAGGTTATATAGGGATGCTTACATTTCAAATAATAAAGAGGGGAAAAAGACGTTAATTGTAGGTGCAGGCTCAGCAGGTACAATGGTGGCCAGACAGTTAACTCAGGAAATAAGTTCAGGTCTGCTGCCTGTCGCTTTCCTAGACGACAATCCTTCCAAACAGGGGCTTGAGATTATGGATCTCCCTGTTTATGGATCAATAAAAGATGTAAAGAAAGCGGTAGAAAAATTTTCAATCGAACATATCATTATTGCAGTTCCTTCACTGGATAGTGAAGAGTTGAACCAAATCGTGAACGTATGTGCTGAGACTAAAGTAAAAACTCAAACACTGCCGCGCATGGAAGATATTATGCTCGGCAAAGTTGAGGTTACCCAGTTTAAAGACGTGGATGTAGAAGATTTACTCGGACGTGAGCCGGTGAAGTTGGATGTAGAAGGTATTGCTGATTCCATTACTAACAAACGAGTGTTGGTAACAGGAGCAGGCGGCTCCATTGGTTCAGAAATATGCCGACAAATTGCGCGCTTTTCTCCGGAAGAAATCGTGCTTCTCGGTCATGGGGAAAATAGTATTTATTCCATTGAGATGGAGCTCAGAAACAGTCTCCCTGAGTTAAATATCTCTACAGAGATAGCTGATATACAGGATAAAAGCAAGTTGATGCAAATTTTCGAAAGTAGAAAACCGCACGTGGTATTCCACGCTGCAGCACATAAGCATGTGCCACTGATGGAGCGTAATCCCGAGGAAGCCGTGAAAAATAACGCCCTGGGTACAAAGAATACAGCAGAAGCATCTGATAATGCCGGAGTAAATACATTCGTAATGGTTTCTTCTGACAAAGCGGTAAACCCAACAAGTGTAATGGGAGCAACCAAGCGTTTAGCTGAAATGATTGTGCAGCACATGGACACAGTCAGCAAAACCAAGTTTGTAGCAGTGCGTTTTGGTAACGTGCTCGGAAGCCGCGGCAGTGTGATTCCGTTGTTTAAAAAGCAAATTCAAAATGGTGGGCCAGTAACAGTCACGGATCCCGAAATGATCCGTTATTTCATGACGATTCCAGAAGCTTCAAGACTGGTTATTCAAGCCGGTGCACTTGCAAAAGGCGGAGAAATTTTCGTGCTCGATATGGGCGAGCCAGTAAAAATTGTCGATCTTGCAAAAAATTTGATTAAACTTTCTGGTTATACGGTAGATGAAATCGGTATTAAATTCAGTGGCATTCGACCGGGCGAAAAAATGTATGAAGAGCTTCTAGGTAAAGATGAAGTGCATGAAGAACAGGTGTATCCCAAAATTTATGTAGGTAAATCCAGTGAAATAAATATCAATGAAGTGATTAATTTTACTAAAAAATGTGAAACGCTTGAGAAAAATGATATAACGAAACGCGCACTTGAAATTGCAAGAGGAGAAAGTGAAGAGCGAATACATCTTTCAGCAGTTAATAAGAAAGCTAACGCGAATCACTAA
- a CDS encoding glycosyltransferase family 4 protein codes for MKIAFVTNLRAPYRTLQWNEFARIPNVQVTVYYTDRPGENRAWKMTAAEGYDEIDLPGTQLGKAGRMNAGLHHIVSTHDLIVIGGYEKPAYIALSLLCRLYRKPYILLYDGISTSRLQNEHEGYKHKLKSLVIDHAAAVFGNGEVSRRYFAEVFGYPEARIYNQYLSVDGRTIQEIARHRGYHREKLRNNYGLKPEEQVLVYSGRLIAIKNMATVIEAVGTMTNPVTVFVIGGGEQEEELQHQARMAGVKLIITGFLSRQEDVFEHYMLGDAFILPSLIEPWGLVVNEALASGLPVIVSERCGCSLDLVKEGVNGYTVDPNDSGQIASVIEKVFTDLDRKEAAGEAWRLTEQWSFEGSRASFTELLDYVQKTYLTPSQTPRRAVWKKP; via the coding sequence ATGAAAATTGCCTTTGTCACAAATTTGCGGGCGCCGTACCGGACGCTGCAGTGGAACGAATTCGCACGTATCCCGAATGTCCAGGTGACGGTTTATTACACCGACCGGCCCGGCGAAAACCGGGCCTGGAAGATGACGGCGGCCGAGGGATATGACGAAATCGATCTTCCCGGCACCCAGCTCGGCAAAGCGGGCCGGATGAACGCCGGCCTGCACCATATCGTGAGCACCCATGATCTGATAGTGATCGGCGGGTATGAAAAGCCGGCATATATTGCGCTCAGTCTCCTGTGCCGGCTGTACCGTAAGCCATATATTCTTTTGTATGACGGAATCAGTACGTCCCGGCTGCAGAACGAGCATGAGGGCTATAAGCATAAACTAAAATCACTGGTGATTGACCACGCCGCCGCCGTGTTTGGTAACGGGGAAGTGAGCCGGCGCTACTTTGCCGAAGTGTTCGGTTATCCGGAGGCGCGAATCTACAACCAGTACCTGTCGGTGGACGGCCGTACGATTCAGGAAATCGCGCGGCACCGCGGTTACCATCGGGAAAAGCTGCGAAACAACTATGGCCTCAAGCCGGAGGAGCAGGTGCTCGTGTATTCCGGCCGGCTGATCGCCATTAAAAATATGGCAACGGTGATTGAAGCTGTCGGCACGATGACAAACCCGGTGACCGTGTTTGTCATCGGGGGCGGGGAGCAGGAGGAGGAGCTGCAGCATCAGGCTCGAATGGCCGGCGTGAAGCTCATCATCACCGGATTTCTGTCCCGGCAGGAGGATGTGTTCGAGCATTATATGCTCGGCGACGCGTTTATTCTTCCATCCCTTATAGAGCCGTGGGGGCTGGTCGTGAACGAAGCGCTGGCGTCCGGTCTTCCGGTCATAGTGTCAGAGCGCTGCGGCTGCTCTCTGGATTTAGTCAAAGAGGGCGTGAATGGCTACACCGTCGATCCAAACGACAGCGGGCAGATAGCGAGTGTGATAGAGAAAGTATTTACGGATCTGGACCGCAAAGAAGCTGCCGGAGAAGCATGGCGGCTGACGGAGCAGTGGAGCTTTGAGGGTTCACGGGCATCATTCACGGAGCTGCTCGACTACGTACAGAAAACGTACCTGACGCCAAGTCAAACGCCAAGGAGGGCCGTATGGAAAAAACCATGA
- a CDS encoding glycosyltransferase yields MNKYTYSVLMSVYYKEKVEFLKASINSMLDQTLQPSEIVIVKDGKLTEDLNVTIDQYVKRHPDLFNIIELETNIGLGKALDIGLEKCNNELVARMDSDDISLPERCEKQINKFKEKPDLCIVGTNIDEFYNDPANTVSSRIVPSSHKGIKKFIRRRSPFNHPTVMFKKSEVLRCGGYGELRRKQDLDLFSRMINWGCEAENINESLLLFRSNSDSFQRRKSWDNCKSYIKVEYIIWKRGHCSIKDLVIVTIGQLIMFISPIWLLKWISNSFLRKKSIKI; encoded by the coding sequence ATGAATAAATATACTTACAGTGTGCTGATGTCAGTTTATTATAAAGAGAAAGTAGAGTTTCTAAAAGCTAGCATTAACAGCATGTTGGATCAAACATTGCAACCAAGTGAAATTGTAATTGTAAAAGATGGGAAACTTACTGAAGATTTAAACGTAACAATAGATCAGTATGTAAAAAGACACCCGGACCTATTTAATATAATTGAATTAGAAACTAATATTGGTTTAGGGAAAGCATTAGATATTGGTTTAGAAAAATGTAACAATGAGTTAGTAGCTAGAATGGATTCAGATGATATTTCTTTACCGGAGCGTTGTGAAAAACAAATTAATAAATTTAAAGAAAAACCTGATCTTTGTATAGTAGGAACCAATATCGATGAATTCTACAATGATCCAGCTAATACGGTCTCATCGAGAATAGTACCATCTAGCCACAAAGGAATTAAAAAATTTATTAGAAGACGAAGTCCATTTAACCATCCGACGGTAATGTTTAAAAAGTCAGAAGTGCTGAGGTGCGGGGGTTATGGAGAATTGAGAAGAAAGCAAGATCTTGATTTATTCTCCAGGATGATAAACTGGGGATGCGAAGCTGAAAATATTAACGAGTCTCTTTTACTGTTTCGATCAAATTCTGACAGTTTCCAAAGGAGAAAAAGTTGGGATAATTGCAAAAGTTATATAAAAGTCGAATATATAATATGGAAACGAGGACATTGTTCTATAAAAGATTTAGTAATTGTCACTATAGGTCAATTAATTATGTTTATCTCTCCTATATGGTTGCTGAAATGGATTTCTAATTCATTTCTAAGAAAGAAATCTATAAAAATATAA
- a CDS encoding YveK family protein yields MEKTMSAAKVLTVLKKYALAIAAFAIIGGAVGAVYTYLFMTPVYEARAQILVNQEPEEDAAPGTELEANLAYINTYNVIIMSAPILEQVIEEANLNETVEELQSQITVAGENESQVASITVEDTDAKTAVAIANTTARVFEREVPNIMSVDNVSVLAPAKASETEEPVSPQPLFNIALALLIGAMTGIGFAFVREYFDRTIKEEEDVENNLGLPVLGTITFITDQTQGRPEEVVGLEDATRPAVSKQKTS; encoded by the coding sequence ATGGAAAAAACCATGAGCGCAGCAAAGGTGCTGACTGTCCTGAAAAAATACGCTCTGGCAATTGCGGCCTTCGCTATCATTGGAGGCGCGGTCGGAGCGGTGTACACGTACCTGTTCATGACGCCGGTGTACGAAGCCCGGGCGCAGATCCTCGTGAACCAGGAGCCGGAAGAGGACGCAGCTCCCGGCACAGAGCTGGAGGCGAACCTGGCGTATATTAACACGTACAACGTCATTATTATGAGTGCGCCGATTCTTGAACAGGTCATCGAGGAGGCAAACTTGAACGAAACGGTGGAAGAGCTGCAGTCCCAGATTACGGTAGCCGGAGAAAATGAGTCACAGGTAGCCTCGATTACGGTGGAGGACACGGATGCGAAAACGGCGGTTGCGATCGCAAATACAACAGCCAGAGTGTTTGAGCGCGAAGTGCCAAATATTATGAGTGTGGACAATGTGAGCGTGCTCGCGCCGGCGAAGGCGTCAGAGACGGAAGAGCCGGTATCCCCTCAGCCACTGTTTAATATCGCGCTTGCTCTTTTGATTGGCGCAATGACCGGCATCGGTTTTGCATTTGTACGTGAATACTTTGACCGGACGATTAAAGAGGAAGAGGATGTTGAAAACAACCTGGGGCTCCCCGTCCTCGGTACGATTACGTTCATCACCGACCAGACGCAGGGCCGTCCGGAAGAGGTGGTGGGATTGGAGGATGCTACACGGCCCGCAGTCTCCAAACAGAAAACGTCTTAA
- a CDS encoding N-acetylneuraminate synthase family protein produces MSNTININNRKIGLNYPPLVIAEVGINHGGSLETAFEMVDAAYLAGAEVIKHQTHVVEDEMSKEAKKVIPGNTDKSIYDVMESSALSEEEEIEFKEYVESKDMIFISTPFSRAAADRLERMGVTAYKIGSGEMNNYPLLEHIASFGKPMIVSTGMNDIESVKKAVKILEKHKVDFALLHTTNLYPTPPHLVRLGAMEELAHAFPDKVIGLSDHTINNNACIAAVSLGASILERHFTDSMEREGPDIECSMTPQSLNELITSSNEVYLMRGGKKEAAPEEEVTSDFAFATVVTIKDIKVGQPFTKENIWVKRPGTGEIKAEYYNELLGKSANKNIESDQHVSWEDIEN; encoded by the coding sequence ATGAGTAATACAATTAATATTAATAATAGAAAAATTGGTTTAAACTATCCTCCTCTTGTCATCGCAGAGGTTGGAATTAATCATGGTGGTTCATTAGAAACGGCATTTGAAATGGTGGACGCCGCATATTTAGCTGGAGCAGAAGTTATTAAGCATCAAACTCATGTCGTAGAAGACGAAATGAGTAAAGAAGCTAAAAAAGTCATACCAGGAAACACAGATAAGTCAATTTATGACGTTATGGAAAGTAGTGCTTTATCTGAAGAAGAAGAAATCGAGTTTAAAGAGTATGTAGAAAGTAAAGACATGATATTTATTAGTACTCCTTTTTCGCGAGCGGCGGCTGATCGATTAGAAAGAATGGGAGTAACTGCATATAAAATAGGTTCAGGAGAAATGAATAATTATCCATTATTAGAGCACATTGCTTCGTTTGGTAAACCAATGATTGTTTCTACTGGTATGAATGATATAGAGAGCGTTAAGAAAGCTGTAAAAATTCTCGAAAAACATAAAGTTGATTTCGCTTTGCTTCATACTACTAATTTATATCCGACTCCGCCTCACCTAGTCCGCCTTGGAGCTATGGAAGAATTAGCACATGCTTTTCCAGATAAAGTAATCGGCCTATCTGATCACACTATAAACAATAACGCTTGTATAGCAGCTGTTAGCTTAGGTGCTTCTATTTTAGAACGTCATTTTACTGACAGCATGGAACGTGAAGGTCCGGATATTGAATGCTCCATGACACCTCAAAGTTTAAATGAGTTGATTACTAGTTCTAATGAAGTTTATTTAATGAGAGGCGGAAAAAAAGAAGCTGCTCCGGAAGAAGAAGTAACTAGTGACTTTGCTTTCGCTACAGTTGTGACTATAAAAGATATAAAAGTTGGTCAACCGTTTACAAAAGAAAATATATGGGTGAAACGGCCAGGCACCGGCGAAATTAAAGCTGAATATTACAATGAATTGCTTGGGAAAAGTGCGAATAAGAATATAGAAAGTGATCAGCATGTTTCATGGGAAGATATAGAAAATTGA
- a CDS encoding NAD-dependent epimerase/dehydratase family protein, with the protein MKRLLITGGNGYIGSSLKKWLKHYSNDYIVETISLRDESWKNANFSNYDVILHLAGIAHVSSDSKQKELYYKVNRDLTIEAAEKAKKDGVKQFIFMSSIIVYGDNSLNNGVITSSTIPYPKDFYGDSKLQAEQGIASLDSEGFKVAIVRPPMVYGENSKGNYPRLASLAKKTPIFPKVENKRSAIYIDNLCEFIRLTIEDQASGVFFPQNKEYISTSELVRLIAEVNGKNVMLTKIFNPFINLLSKKVNIFYKLFGDLVYSKSMSEYKVNYRIKTLKESIIKSENNTNE; encoded by the coding sequence ATGAAAAGGCTCTTAATTACGGGTGGTAATGGTTATATAGGAAGTAGCTTAAAAAAATGGTTAAAACATTATTCGAATGATTACATAGTAGAAACAATTAGCTTACGGGATGAGTCCTGGAAAAATGCAAATTTCTCCAATTATGATGTAATTTTGCATCTAGCCGGCATTGCTCATGTATCTTCAGATTCAAAACAAAAAGAACTGTATTATAAAGTGAATCGTGATCTAACTATTGAAGCTGCTGAAAAAGCCAAGAAGGACGGGGTCAAGCAGTTTATTTTTATGAGTAGTATTATTGTTTATGGAGACAATTCTTTAAATAACGGTGTAATTACTAGCAGTACTATTCCATATCCTAAAGACTTTTATGGAGATAGTAAGTTACAAGCTGAGCAGGGTATCGCTTCCTTAGATAGTGAAGGTTTTAAGGTTGCTATTGTTCGCCCACCCATGGTTTATGGGGAAAATTCTAAAGGTAACTACCCTAGATTAGCGAGCTTAGCCAAGAAAACGCCAATTTTTCCTAAGGTTGAAAACAAACGTAGTGCGATCTATATTGATAATCTTTGCGAGTTTATAAGGCTAACAATAGAAGATCAGGCAAGCGGTGTTTTCTTTCCTCAAAATAAAGAATATATTAGTACTAGTGAATTAGTTAGATTAATTGCTGAAGTGAACGGTAAAAATGTAATGTTAACAAAAATCTTTAATCCCTTTATCAATTTACTAAGCAAAAAAGTGAATATATTTTATAAACTTTTTGGTGATTTAGTATATTCCAAAAGTATGAGCGAATATAAAGTGAATTACAGAATTAAAACTCTAAAAGAATCGATAATAAAATCGGAGAATAATACTAATGAATAA
- a CDS encoding NAD-dependent epimerase yields the protein MILVTGSNGFVGMHTAERLLEEGYEVVGVDNNNDYYDVNLKYSRQERLKKHDEFHFHELDLADAAALQDIFHTYTITAVINLAAQAGVRYSLERPDKYIQSNIVGFSNILEMCRHHQVEHLIYASSSSVYGANKKMPFSPEDGVNHPVSLYAATKKSNELLAHTYSHLYDLPTTGLRFFTVYGTLGRPDMAYFKFANKIVNGEPIQVYNNGDMMRDFTYIDDIVEGIARLIPAVPTGDSDWDAENPDPSTSYAPYQVFNIGNNQPVALMEFIEALEKYLGMEARKEYLPMQPGDVQATYANIDSLQKAVGFKPVTSLDEGISKFVEWYKEYYPEYFSVQSASKDKSNH from the coding sequence ATGATTTTAGTGACAGGAAGTAATGGCTTTGTAGGCATGCATACAGCGGAACGTTTGCTCGAAGAAGGCTATGAAGTCGTCGGGGTTGATAACAATAACGATTACTATGACGTGAACTTAAAGTATAGCAGACAGGAGCGGCTGAAAAAACACGACGAATTTCACTTTCATGAACTGGACTTGGCTGATGCTGCTGCTCTTCAGGATATTTTTCATACATATACGATCACAGCCGTTATCAATCTGGCCGCGCAGGCAGGAGTCCGGTACAGCCTGGAGCGTCCGGATAAGTACATCCAATCCAACATTGTCGGTTTCTCGAACATTCTGGAAATGTGCCGTCATCATCAGGTAGAACATCTGATTTACGCGTCTTCAAGTTCCGTGTACGGAGCCAACAAAAAGATGCCTTTTTCCCCGGAGGACGGGGTGAATCATCCCGTCAGCCTGTATGCGGCAACGAAAAAATCCAACGAACTGCTTGCGCACACGTACAGCCATCTGTATGACCTGCCAACGACCGGCCTGCGGTTCTTCACCGTGTACGGTACGCTCGGGCGGCCCGACATGGCCTATTTCAAGTTTGCGAACAAAATCGTCAACGGGGAGCCGATCCAGGTGTACAACAACGGTGATATGATGCGGGACTTCACGTATATTGACGATATTGTGGAGGGCATTGCGCGCCTGATTCCGGCTGTGCCTACAGGCGACAGCGATTGGGATGCCGAAAATCCGGATCCGTCAACAAGCTATGCGCCTTACCAGGTCTTTAACATTGGCAACAACCAGCCGGTCGCTCTAATGGAATTCATCGAAGCCCTCGAAAAGTACCTGGGCATGGAAGCCCGGAAGGAATACCTGCCGATGCAGCCGGGAGACGTACAGGCGACGTATGCGAACATTGACAGCCTGCAGAAGGCGGTCGGCTTTAAGCCGGTTACCTCGCTCGATGAAGGGATCAGCAAATTCGTGGAATGGTATAAAGAGTATTATCCGGAATACTTTTCTGTGCAGTCGGCTTCTAAAGACAAGTCCAATCATTAA
- a CDS encoding polysialyltransferase family glycosyltransferase: MKTVFSISTVFHLMISKLYIKKHDIKNAEIICYSINSALPKIIKDDQTFDKSLIINRNEKATNRVQIALKNKKNIQIAKKYLQNSKTTNLIVFKDNDIINQALINSAYKNKVKIIMLEEGMGLYKINNNENNYIKQNILKRGLLSYPKYIYQYQGMNSKVDEIMASFPDHLPKEKREKKLISPMGMHEVSAINIESLYDYFNINTINLSKKNFKSCTTILYIGQPFSEFKSLSFQEEKLALENFFNQLFNYGSIKLIIKPHPSERLEKYKRYIENPSVTIIEEYHIPAELIPAKVNVDFVLTGYSSACYYINKWYGIECFSLYKQFFAKSPNQSLSYQMIELFNIKILENFSEIEDIISSQN; this comes from the coding sequence ATGAAAACAGTCTTTTCAATTAGTACAGTTTTTCATTTAATGATTAGTAAGCTTTATATAAAAAAACATGATATAAAAAATGCTGAAATTATTTGTTATTCAATAAATTCCGCTCTTCCTAAAATAATTAAAGATGATCAAACTTTCGATAAAAGCTTGATCATTAATCGAAATGAAAAAGCAACGAATAGAGTTCAAATAGCATTGAAAAATAAAAAAAACATTCAAATAGCAAAAAAATACTTACAAAATTCTAAAACCACTAATTTAATTGTGTTTAAAGACAATGACATTATTAATCAAGCATTAATAAATTCTGCTTATAAAAATAAAGTGAAAATTATAATGTTAGAAGAAGGTATGGGCTTATATAAAATTAATAATAATGAAAATAATTATATCAAACAAAATATATTGAAAAGAGGTCTGCTTTCTTATCCTAAATATATTTATCAATACCAAGGAATGAATTCAAAAGTAGATGAGATAATGGCTAGTTTCCCTGATCATTTACCTAAAGAAAAAAGAGAAAAAAAACTGATAAGTCCTATGGGTATGCATGAAGTAAGTGCTATTAATATTGAAAGCTTATACGATTATTTTAATATTAACACCATAAACTTGAGCAAAAAGAATTTTAAAAGCTGTACTACCATACTCTATATTGGGCAGCCATTTTCAGAGTTTAAAAGTCTTTCATTTCAAGAAGAAAAATTAGCTTTAGAAAATTTTTTTAATCAACTTTTTAATTATGGAAGCATTAAATTAATAATAAAACCTCACCCAAGTGAAAGATTGGAAAAATATAAAAGATATATTGAAAATCCTTCTGTTACTATAATAGAAGAATATCATATACCAGCTGAATTAATTCCAGCAAAAGTGAATGTAGATTTTGTTTTAACTGGGTATTCTTCTGCATGTTACTATATAAATAAATGGTATGGCATCGAATGCTTTTCTTTATATAAACAATTTTTTGCCAAATCCCCTAACCAGAGTTTAAGTTACCAAATGATTGAGTTATTTAATATAAAAATATTGGAAAATTTTTCAGAAATTGAGGATATCATTTCAAGTCAAAATTGA
- a CDS encoding sugar transferase yields the protein MKKYSRLKRIIDFDLTLIATMALMPLIVMLSLLIKLDSKGPILFKQKRIGKDKVPFYIFKFRTMKIDTPKDTPTHLLENPESYITNMGSFLRKTSLDELPQLFNILKGDMSLVGPRPALWNQYDLIEERDKYEANYIEPGLTGWAQVNGRDELPIDIKSQLDGEYVSKRSLTFDLKILVKTFLGVLKSDGVQEGKADS from the coding sequence ATGAAAAAATATTCAAGACTAAAAAGGATAATAGACTTTGATCTAACCTTAATAGCCACAATGGCATTGATGCCCTTAATTGTGATGCTTTCTCTTCTGATTAAATTAGATTCTAAAGGACCGATTTTATTTAAGCAAAAGCGTATTGGCAAAGACAAAGTTCCTTTTTATATTTTCAAGTTCAGAACGATGAAAATTGATACTCCGAAAGACACACCAACGCATTTGCTGGAAAATCCGGAAAGCTATATCACTAATATGGGCTCGTTTTTAAGAAAAACCAGCCTGGATGAACTCCCTCAGCTGTTTAATATTCTAAAAGGCGACATGAGCCTGGTAGGTCCAAGGCCAGCGCTCTGGAATCAATATGATTTAATTGAAGAACGGGATAAATATGAAGCGAATTATATAGAACCTGGCCTCACAGGCTGGGCTCAAGTGAATGGAAGAGATGAGCTGCCAATAGACATTAAATCGCAACTGGATGGCGAATATGTAAGTAAAAGAAGTTTAACTTTTGATTTAAAAATACTAGTTAAAACATTCTTAGGGGTTCTCAAAAGTGATGGAGTTCAAGAAGGAAAAGCTGATTCATAA